GTTCGAGCCGGGTCGACGCAATTCCGAGACCAGTTCGAGCCGGGTCAGCGCCGCCGTGGGGTGCGCGCCGCGCGCGCGACCGCTGACTCGTACGCCGACACCAGGCCGCCGACCGACAGCGGCTTGAGCCGCTCCATGATCTCGCGGAAGTGCTCGGACGTGGTCGCGTCGCCGTACAGCGGGGCGAGCTTGTCGTTGATGACCTCGTAGAGCTCCTTGGCCATCTGCTCGCCGTGCTCCTGGTAGACCGCCGCGGCCGCGACCGCGACCTCGCGGGGGAAGCCGAGCTCGAGCAGGCGGATGCCGATGGCGAGCTGGTTGCTGGCGACGAGGTACGACGTCCCGCGGATCCGCAGCACGCCGAGGGCCTGCAGGGTGGCGACGTCCTCGGTCGAGAGTGGCCGGCCGGCCTTCTTCTCGAGCTGCTCGCGGTCCATCTCGACGGGTAGGTCGGACTGCCAGGGGGCGAGCATGGTGCGGGCCAGGGTGATGTCCTCGGGGGTGGCGTCCTCGGGGATGCCGGCGACGTACCGCTCGATCGCGGACAGCGTGAACCCGTGGCTCTGCAGCTCCAGCACGAGCTCGATCCGGGCCAGGTGGGCGGCGGAGTAGTAGCCCGACCGGCCGCGCCGGATCGGAGGCGGCACCAGGCCCCGCGAGGTGTAGAAGCGCACCGTGCGCACGGTCAGCCCGACCCGTGCGGTGAGCTCCTCGAGGGTGAGCAGCTCCTCCTGTGGATCGCTCCCGGATGCGTCGTGGGTCACACCGTCCGCGGGCCCCTCGCTCTTGACCATGACAGTAATAGTGTCACAATCGATCCCAGAGACACCCTCTCCCGTACAGAAACAAGGACGGTCATGGCAGAAGCATTCGTGTACGACCACCTCCGCACGCCGCGCGGTCGGGGCAAGGCCAACGGCTCCCTCCACGAGGTGAAGCCGGTCGACCTCGCCGTCGGGCTGATCGACGCCGTGCAGGAGCGCAACCCCGGCCTCGACACCAACCGCATCGACGACGTCGTGCTCGGTGTCGTCTCGCCGATCGGCGACCAGGGCGGCGACATCGCCAAGACCGCGGCCATCGCGGCCGGCCTGCCGGACACCGTCGCCGGGGTCCAGCTCAACCGCTTCTGCGCCTCGGGCCTCGAGGCCGTCAACCAGGCCGCCGGTCGCGTCCGCGGCGGGTTCGAGGACCTGATCATCGCCGGTGGCGTCGAGTCGATGAGCCGCGTGCCGATGGGCTCCGACGGTGGCGCCTGGGCGTCCGACCCGGCCACCGCGTTCAAGGCGGGCTTCGTGCCCCAGGGCATCGGCGCCGACCTGATCGCCACGATCGAGGGCTGGAGCCGCGAGGACGTCGACGCGTACGCCGCCGAGTCGCACCACCGGGCCGCCAAGGCCCAGGCCAACGGCTACTTCGACGGCGCGATCGTGCCGGTCAAGGACATCAACGGCCTGACCGTCCTCGACCGCGACGAGACGGTCCGCCCCGACACCTCCGTCGAGGGCCTCGCCGGCCTCAAGCCGTCCTTCGCCCAGCTCGGCGCCGACGCCGGCTTCGACGACGTGGCGCTCGAGAAGTACCACTGGATCGAGAAGATCAACCACGTCCACCACGCCGGCAACAGCTCGGGCATCGTCGACGGCTCCGCGCTCACCCTGATCGGCAACGAGCAGGTCGGCAAGGACCTCGGCCTGACCCCGCGCGCCCGCATCATCGCGACCGCGGTCTCCGGTGCGGACCCGATCATCATGCTGACCGGCCCGGCCCCGGCCGCCCGCAAGGCGCTGGCCAAGGCCGGCCTCGAGGTCGGTGACATCGACCTGTTCGAGATCAACGAGGCGTTCGCCGCCGTCGCCATGCGGTTCATGCGCGACATGGGCATCAGCCACGACATCACCAACGTCAACGGTGGTGCGATCGCCATGGGCCACCCGCTCGGTGCGACCGGCGCGATGATCCTCGGCAC
The genomic region above belongs to Nocardioides sp. QY071 and contains:
- a CDS encoding MerR family transcriptional regulator: MVKSEGPADGVTHDASGSDPQEELLTLEELTARVGLTVRTVRFYTSRGLVPPPIRRGRSGYYSAAHLARIELVLELQSHGFTLSAIERYVAGIPEDATPEDITLARTMLAPWQSDLPVEMDREQLEKKAGRPLSTEDVATLQALGVLRIRGTSYLVASNQLAIGIRLLELGFPREVAVAAAAVYQEHGEQMAKELYEVINDKLAPLYGDATTSEHFREIMERLKPLSVGGLVSAYESAVARAARTPRRR
- a CDS encoding acetyl-CoA C-acetyltransferase — protein: MAEAFVYDHLRTPRGRGKANGSLHEVKPVDLAVGLIDAVQERNPGLDTNRIDDVVLGVVSPIGDQGGDIAKTAAIAAGLPDTVAGVQLNRFCASGLEAVNQAAGRVRGGFEDLIIAGGVESMSRVPMGSDGGAWASDPATAFKAGFVPQGIGADLIATIEGWSREDVDAYAAESHHRAAKAQANGYFDGAIVPVKDINGLTVLDRDETVRPDTSVEGLAGLKPSFAQLGADAGFDDVALEKYHWIEKINHVHHAGNSSGIVDGSALTLIGNEQVGKDLGLTPRARIIATAVSGADPIIMLTGPAPAARKALAKAGLEVGDIDLFEINEAFAAVAMRFMRDMGISHDITNVNGGAIAMGHPLGATGAMILGTLIDELERRDLRRGLATLCVGGGMGIATIVERV